One Micromonospora craniellae genomic region harbors:
- a CDS encoding thiamine pyrophosphate-requiring protein, with translation MSADHTLVPADPWPLPRDATVADHIVQRLACWGVRRYFGFPGDGINGMTSALQRTDEQAQFVQVRHEETAGFAASAHVKYGGGPIGCVLVTSGPGAIHALNGLYDAKLDHQPVVALVGHTALTAEGGGYYQEVDLLALYKDVAAAFLAQLDHPSQVRHLVDRACRTALARRTVTALVLPLDVQDFAAVPNPPHAHGYYHTSSVPSSVPTVPPEADVRHAAEVLGSGERVAMLVGQGALGAANEVREIAHRLGAGVATALLGFTAVDHREPWVTGAIGLLGTRPSWQLMKECDRLLIVGSNMPYSEFYPPPGQARAVQIDIDGTQLGLRHPTEVNLTGDAAPTLRALLRELGPGPGPTRWRQTIAGATAAWRQAQRKLAEQAADPVNPQMLFATLSERLPDDVMIAVDCGTATAWYARHLKVRPGMLASLSGTLLSMGGAMPYALAAKFAHPDRPLIALIGDGAMQMNGVNELITVAKYWRSWADPRFVVLVLNNRDLAFVSWEQRSTEGTPMFPDSQQLPDIGYHQWGEVLGLRGELVDHPDQVTQTWDRALRADRPTVINALVDPAELMMPPHFTAEQARNTAAAMLRGDTDWAGIIRRGLPSVVSTYRPRR, from the coding sequence GTGAGCGCAGACCACACCCTCGTACCGGCCGACCCGTGGCCCCTGCCCCGGGACGCCACCGTCGCCGACCACATCGTGCAGCGGCTCGCCTGCTGGGGTGTGCGCCGGTACTTCGGCTTCCCCGGTGACGGCATCAACGGCATGACCTCCGCCCTGCAACGCACCGACGAGCAGGCGCAGTTCGTCCAGGTACGCCACGAGGAGACCGCCGGTTTCGCCGCGTCGGCACACGTCAAGTACGGCGGCGGGCCGATCGGCTGCGTACTGGTCACCAGCGGTCCGGGCGCCATCCACGCCCTCAACGGTCTCTACGACGCCAAGCTGGACCACCAGCCGGTGGTGGCGCTGGTTGGGCACACCGCGCTCACCGCGGAGGGCGGCGGCTACTACCAGGAAGTGGATCTGCTCGCCCTCTACAAGGACGTCGCGGCGGCCTTCCTCGCCCAACTCGACCACCCGTCCCAGGTACGGCACCTGGTCGACCGGGCCTGCCGGACCGCGCTGGCCCGGCGTACCGTGACCGCGCTGGTCCTGCCGCTCGACGTGCAGGATTTCGCCGCCGTGCCGAATCCGCCGCACGCGCACGGCTACTACCACACCAGCAGCGTGCCGAGCAGCGTTCCGACCGTGCCGCCGGAGGCGGACGTCCGGCACGCCGCCGAGGTGCTGGGCAGCGGCGAACGGGTGGCCATGCTGGTCGGGCAGGGCGCACTCGGCGCCGCGAACGAGGTACGCGAGATCGCACACCGGCTCGGGGCCGGGGTGGCCACCGCGCTGCTCGGGTTCACCGCGGTGGACCACCGGGAACCCTGGGTCACCGGGGCCATCGGTCTGCTCGGCACCCGCCCGAGCTGGCAACTCATGAAGGAGTGCGACCGGCTGCTGATCGTCGGCAGCAACATGCCGTACTCGGAGTTCTATCCGCCGCCCGGACAGGCCCGCGCGGTGCAGATCGACATCGACGGCACCCAACTCGGCCTGCGCCACCCCACCGAGGTGAACCTGACCGGCGACGCCGCACCGACCCTGCGGGCCCTGTTGCGTGAACTCGGGCCGGGCCCCGGACCGACCCGCTGGCGGCAGACCATCGCCGGGGCCACCGCCGCCTGGCGGCAGGCCCAGCGGAAGCTCGCCGAGCAGGCCGCCGACCCGGTCAACCCGCAGATGCTCTTCGCCACGCTCAGCGAACGGCTGCCCGACGACGTGATGATCGCCGTCGACTGCGGCACCGCCACCGCCTGGTACGCCCGCCACCTCAAGGTACGTCCCGGAATGCTGGCCAGCCTCTCCGGCACCCTGCTCTCGATGGGCGGCGCGATGCCGTACGCCCTGGCGGCGAAGTTCGCCCACCCGGACCGCCCGCTGATCGCCCTGATCGGCGACGGCGCGATGCAGATGAACGGCGTCAACGAGCTGATCACGGTGGCCAAGTACTGGCGCAGCTGGGCCGACCCGCGCTTCGTGGTGCTGGTGCTCAACAACCGTGACCTGGCGTTCGTGAGCTGGGAGCAACGCTCCACCGAGGGCACGCCGATGTTTCCGGACAGCCAGCAGCTGCCCGACATCGGCTACCACCAGTGGGGCGAGGTGCTGGGGCTGCGCGGCGAGCTGGTCGACCACCCGGACCAGGTGACGCAGACGTGGGACCGGGCGCTCCGCGCCGACCGCCCCACGGTGATCAACGCGCTGGTGGACCCGGCCGAGTTGATGATGCCGCCGCACTTCACCGCCGAGCAGGCTCGCAATACGGCTGCGGCGATGCTGCGCGGCGACACCGACTGGGCCGGCATCATCCGCCGTGGCCTGCCCAGCGTTGTCAGCACCTACCGCCCCCGCCGCTGA
- a CDS encoding class I SAM-dependent methyltransferase, protein MAPQGEIIATEIDLDACRRHPMAKLLRHDILTDPLPPGNFDVVHVRLLLGHLAPEGREAVRARLAGALAVGGVLIVEEFEATWRTSALDAPDLDKADRLFAAYHDAFQATLRDSGNDLNWGRRAHGALRGLGLEIETNGHTTSWVGGQAGCRLPRATLGVIRDRLVAAGMSPADIDALRALLLDPKLVVKGNLALSHIGRSV, encoded by the coding sequence ATGGCACCACAGGGCGAGATCATCGCCACCGAAATCGACCTGGACGCCTGTCGCCGGCATCCGATGGCCAAGCTGCTGCGGCACGACATCCTGACCGATCCGCTGCCGCCGGGGAACTTCGACGTCGTACACGTCCGGCTGCTCCTGGGCCACCTGGCGCCCGAGGGGCGGGAGGCCGTGCGCGCGCGACTCGCCGGCGCCCTCGCCGTGGGCGGTGTGCTGATCGTGGAGGAGTTCGAGGCGACCTGGCGTACCAGCGCCCTCGACGCGCCGGACCTCGACAAGGCCGACCGGTTGTTCGCGGCGTACCACGACGCGTTCCAGGCCACCCTGCGCGACTCCGGCAACGACCTGAACTGGGGCCGCCGGGCCCACGGAGCGCTGCGGGGCCTCGGCCTGGAGATCGAGACGAACGGCCACACCACCAGTTGGGTCGGCGGCCAGGCCGGCTGCCGACTGCCCCGCGCCACCCTCGGCGTCATCCGCGACCGGCTCGTGGCCGCCGGCATGTCACCGGCCGACATCGACGCGCTTCGCGCCCTACTGCTGGACCCGAAGCTGGTGGTCAAGGGCAACCTCGCCCTGTCCCACATCGGCCGCTCCGTCTGA
- a CDS encoding ABC transporter substrate-binding protein has translation MLARPTSRRRKLSYLPGGINYTLFPTYARMAGFDASKVERVSNPVPAQHAALLAAKRVDAISQFVPAVDSVRTIAKEEVTTLPFVDHIGDLYGSAMAVSTETVENRADLVRRFNRALLKGLRHAVEQPEEAGRIYAGQPETQGQQAAAATVELTAIQGYVAPLGQGRIGHFDLGRVARNIAILQGAGTIGRGLKPEDVVAADLVE, from the coding sequence CTGCTGGCCAGGCCGACATCGCGACGCCGGAAGCTGAGCTACCTGCCCGGTGGCATCAACTACACCCTCTTCCCCACGTACGCCCGCATGGCCGGCTTCGACGCCTCCAAGGTGGAGCGGGTGAGCAACCCGGTGCCGGCCCAACACGCGGCGCTGCTGGCCGCCAAGCGGGTCGACGCCATCAGTCAGTTCGTGCCCGCGGTCGATTCGGTCCGGACCATCGCCAAGGAGGAGGTGACGACGCTGCCGTTCGTCGACCACATCGGCGACCTCTACGGCTCGGCGATGGCCGTCTCCACCGAGACCGTCGAGAACCGGGCGGACCTCGTCCGCCGCTTCAACCGGGCGCTGCTCAAGGGGCTACGCCACGCCGTCGAGCAGCCCGAGGAGGCGGGCCGGATCTATGCCGGCCAACCGGAGACGCAGGGTCAGCAGGCCGCAGCCGCGACGGTGGAGCTGACGGCGATCCAGGGTTACGTCGCGCCGCTCGGACAGGGCAGGATCGGCCACTTCGACCTCGGCCGGGTCGCCCGCAACATCGCGATCCTGCAGGGCGCCGGCACGATCGGCCGAGGGCTGAAGCCGGAGGACGTCGTCGCCGCCGACCTGGTCGAGTAG
- a CDS encoding IS5 family transposase, producing MASVAVTRRHDLTDAQWAVLEPLLPGRKKPGRPPKWSKRQLIDGIRWRVRTGAPWRDVPDCYGHWRTVYGLYRRWQRAGVWAGILAGLQGRADALGLISWDVSVDSTIVRAHQHAAGARRGSHTQVEPPGGSSAAEPADHALGRSRGGLTTKLHLACEQGRMVLAFVITGGQRGDSPQFTTVLDRIRVPRLGVGRPRCRPQRVLADKAYSSKANRGYLRRRGIGCVIPVKADQAANRRKKGSAGGRPPAFDPSAYRQRHAVECGISLLKQHRAVATRYDKLAVRYEATATISMIDNWLRRLERHL from the coding sequence GTGGCCAGCGTAGCGGTGACGAGGCGGCACGACCTGACCGACGCGCAGTGGGCGGTGCTGGAGCCGTTGCTGCCCGGGCGGAAGAAGCCGGGTCGGCCGCCGAAGTGGAGCAAGCGGCAGCTCATTGACGGGATCAGGTGGCGGGTCCGTACGGGTGCGCCGTGGCGGGACGTGCCGGACTGCTATGGGCACTGGCGGACGGTGTACGGGCTGTACCGGCGCTGGCAGCGGGCGGGGGTGTGGGCGGGGATCCTGGCCGGGTTGCAGGGTAGGGCCGACGCGCTCGGGTTGATCTCCTGGGACGTGAGTGTGGACTCCACGATCGTGCGGGCGCATCAGCACGCCGCCGGCGCCCGCCGGGGCAGTCACACGCAGGTCGAGCCGCCGGGCGGCAGCAGCGCCGCCGAGCCGGCGGATCACGCGCTGGGCCGGTCCCGGGGCGGTCTGACGACCAAGCTGCACCTGGCCTGCGAGCAGGGCCGCATGGTGCTGGCGTTCGTCATCACCGGTGGGCAGCGCGGCGACAGCCCGCAGTTCACCACTGTGCTGGACCGCATCCGGGTGCCTCGTCTCGGTGTCGGCCGGCCCCGGTGTCGGCCGCAGCGGGTCCTGGCGGACAAGGCGTACAGCAGCAAGGCCAACCGCGGCTACCTGCGGCGCCGTGGTATCGGCTGTGTCATCCCGGTCAAGGCCGACCAGGCCGCGAACCGTCGTAAGAAGGGCTCGGCGGGTGGCCGGCCACCCGCCTTCGACCCCAGCGCATACCGGCAGCGTCACGCCGTGGAGTGCGGCATCAGCCTGCTCAAACAGCACCGTGCCGTGGCTACCCGCTACGACAAACTCGCAGTGCGCTACGAAGCCACCGCCACCATCAGCATGATCGACAACTGGCTCCGGCGCCTCGAACGGCACTTATGA